The Methylomicrobium agile genome has a segment encoding these proteins:
- a CDS encoding DUF2199 domain-containing protein codes for MKDHGYHCSCCGAFHDEMPTAFISPVPACISGLSPEEFSAHVDRGSDQCVVDGKDFFILGNIEVPITGSNETLIWSVWGSLSQSNFDRACDLWRTEGRESEPPYFSWLNNQIPGYPNTINIKAMMHTRPVGDRPQIEIIEEHHPLTVDQKQGITMARAHELIHSALHDEPGA; via the coding sequence ATGAAAGATCATGGCTATCACTGCTCTTGCTGCGGCGCATTTCACGATGAAATGCCAACCGCCTTTATTTCCCCAGTGCCAGCCTGTATTTCTGGACTGTCCCCTGAAGAATTTAGTGCGCACGTGGATCGAGGCTCAGATCAGTGCGTAGTAGACGGAAAGGATTTCTTCATTCTTGGCAACATCGAAGTGCCAATTACTGGTAGCAATGAGACGCTCATATGGTCTGTCTGGGGCTCACTTTCTCAAAGCAACTTTGACCGCGCATGCGATCTGTGGAGAACTGAAGGACGCGAGTCAGAACCGCCGTACTTTAGCTGGCTCAACAATCAAATCCCGGGCTACCCAAACACGATCAACATCAAAGCAATGATGCATACCCGCCCGGTGGGAGATCGGCCTCAAATCGAGATCATCGAAGAGCATCACCCTCTTACAGTTGACCAGAAGCAAGGAATCACCATGGCACGTGCGCATGAATTGATTCATAGCGCATTACATGACGAGCCTGGTGCCTAA
- a CDS encoding DUF6763 family protein: MATVADPIVGNWYKDLENNLTFKVINIEEGEDSIEVQYLDGDIGEYDHESWYNSTFDYIEEPEDWSAPFDDLEDDDLGYTDLDEHRRNPDDIDFEDYLD; encoded by the coding sequence ATGGCAACCGTGGCAGATCCCATCGTCGGAAACTGGTACAAAGATTTGGAAAACAATCTGACTTTCAAGGTCATCAATATCGAGGAAGGCGAAGATTCGATCGAGGTCCAGTATCTCGACGGCGACATCGGCGAATACGACCATGAGAGCTGGTATAATTCGACCTTCGACTATATTGAAGAACCGGAAGACTGGAGCGCCCCTTTCGACGACCTCGAAGACGACGATCTGGGCTATACCGACCTGGACGAACATCGGCGCAACCCCGATGACATCGATTTCGAGGATTATTTGGACTGA
- a CDS encoding PAS domain-containing protein, whose protein sequence is MINDMNPRDIVGEFRETVLNLYGGMQRKVFYTGIETPYPDGKLIVSTTDPTGIITHVNQAFIDMSGYTEAELIGAPHSILRHPDMPSAAFKDLWDTVERGEKWQGFVKNLRKDGGYYWVKATVVPNIRKGVVVGYTSVRRKPSRTKVEECIALYPTLF, encoded by the coding sequence ATGATCAATGATATGAATCCGCGGGACATTGTCGGCGAATTCCGGGAAACCGTACTGAATCTGTACGGCGGCATGCAGCGTAAAGTGTTTTATACCGGGATCGAAACCCCTTATCCGGACGGCAAACTGATCGTATCGACAACCGATCCGACCGGCATCATCACCCATGTGAACCAGGCATTTATCGATATGTCCGGCTATACCGAGGCAGAACTGATCGGGGCGCCGCATTCGATACTGCGGCATCCCGACATGCCTTCCGCCGCCTTTAAAGATTTGTGGGATACGGTCGAAAGAGGTGAAAAATGGCAGGGTTTCGTCAAAAACCTGCGCAAGGACGGCGGCTATTACTGGGTTAAGGCGACCGTGGTTCCGAATATCCGCAAAGGCGTGGTCGTCGGTTATACGTCCGTGCGCCGGAAGCCTTCCCGCACGAAGGTGGAAGAATGCATCGCGCTTTATCCGACACTTTTTTGA
- a CDS encoding DUF447 domain-containing protein — protein sequence MILETIVTTRNRAGNPHIAPMGIHAQGEELAILPFHPSATLDNLAATKTAVINYCDDVRIFAGCLTGRRDWPLKPAEKIAGHVLASALAHTEVEVVRIEADPLRPKFFCRPVTEVNHAPFRGFNRAQYAVLEAAILVSRLSRLPLERIELEIGYLRIGIEKTAGPRELEAWNWLMAHIESFKAKGEPRS from the coding sequence ATGATTCTGGAAACGATTGTCACAACCCGAAACCGCGCCGGAAACCCGCATATCGCGCCGATGGGCATTCACGCGCAAGGCGAAGAACTGGCGATATTGCCTTTTCATCCCTCCGCAACGCTCGACAATCTGGCCGCAACCAAAACGGCCGTGATCAATTACTGCGACGACGTGCGCATCTTTGCGGGCTGCCTGACCGGCCGGCGCGACTGGCCGCTCAAACCGGCCGAAAAGATTGCCGGCCACGTGCTGGCCTCGGCGCTTGCGCACACCGAGGTCGAAGTCGTGCGGATCGAAGCAGACCCGCTCCGCCCGAAATTTTTCTGCCGCCCGGTAACCGAAGTCAATCATGCGCCGTTCAGAGGTTTCAACCGCGCCCAGTATGCGGTGCTCGAAGCGGCCATCCTGGTCAGCCGCCTGAGCAGGCTGCCGCTCGAACGGATCGAACTGGAGATCGGCTATCTGCGGATAGGCATCGAAAAAACCGCCGGTCCCCGGGAGCTGGAAGCCTGGAACTGGCTGATGGCGCACATCGAATCGTTCAAGGCGAAAGGAGAACCCCGCTCATGA
- a CDS encoding helicase HerA-like domain-containing protein, whose product MQKLFIGGQNGVKVFLNAAMGNRHGLISGATGTGKTVTLQVLAEGFSRIGVPVFLADIKGDLSGIALPGQAGERIGERVKQVGLEDFQPRGNPAVFWDVFGKTGHPVRTTIAEIGPLLLGNLLELNDTQSGVLYSAFKIADDNGMLLLDLKDLRALLIWMGEHAKALQAEYGMIASASLGTIQRQLLVLEQQGAEHFFGEPALDLEDIMKTDFSGNGVISLLDATELTSKSPRLYATFLLWLLGELYENLPEAGDADRPKLALFFDEAHLMFDQAPKALVDKIEQIVRLIRSKGVGIYFISQNPLDIPEEILGQLGLKIQHALRAFTPKDQAALKSVAGTFRTNPSLDTQTAILELKKGEALVSVLDTDGAPTPVERVLIRPPESQIGPVAEEQRQEMLNRSPFKGRYEQAVDRESAYEMLKQKAQVASAEDLRDISDRIGGKRSAPARQPRSRETATEALLKSAARSIGSQVGRQIVRGVLGSLLGGRR is encoded by the coding sequence ATGCAGAAATTATTTATCGGTGGGCAGAACGGCGTCAAGGTATTCTTGAATGCCGCGATGGGTAATCGCCACGGGCTGATTTCCGGCGCGACCGGAACCGGCAAGACCGTGACCCTACAGGTTCTGGCCGAAGGGTTTTCAAGGATCGGCGTGCCGGTGTTTCTGGCCGACATCAAGGGCGACCTGTCCGGCATTGCGCTGCCCGGCCAGGCCGGCGAGCGGATCGGCGAACGCGTCAAACAGGTCGGCCTGGAAGATTTCCAGCCACGCGGCAATCCGGCGGTGTTCTGGGACGTGTTCGGCAAGACCGGCCATCCGGTCCGTACGACCATCGCCGAGATCGGCCCGCTGTTGCTCGGCAATCTGCTGGAACTGAACGACACGCAAAGCGGCGTCTTGTACAGCGCCTTCAAAATCGCCGACGACAACGGGATGCTGCTGCTCGATCTGAAAGACTTGCGCGCGCTTTTGATCTGGATGGGCGAGCATGCGAAGGCATTGCAGGCCGAATACGGCATGATCGCTTCCGCGAGCCTGGGGACGATTCAGCGGCAGCTCCTGGTGCTGGAACAGCAGGGCGCCGAGCATTTCTTCGGTGAGCCGGCGCTGGATCTCGAAGACATCATGAAAACCGACTTTTCCGGCAACGGTGTGATCAGCCTGCTCGATGCCACCGAACTGACCAGCAAGTCGCCGCGCCTGTACGCGACCTTTCTACTCTGGCTGTTGGGCGAACTGTACGAGAATCTGCCCGAAGCCGGCGATGCCGACCGGCCGAAGCTGGCGCTGTTCTTCGACGAGGCGCACCTGATGTTCGATCAGGCGCCGAAAGCGCTGGTCGACAAGATCGAGCAGATCGTCCGGCTGATCCGTTCGAAAGGTGTGGGGATTTATTTTATCAGCCAGAATCCGCTCGATATCCCGGAGGAAATTCTCGGCCAGCTGGGACTCAAAATCCAGCATGCGCTCAGGGCGTTTACGCCGAAAGACCAGGCGGCCCTCAAAAGCGTCGCGGGCACTTTCCGCACCAATCCCTCCCTCGATACCCAAACCGCGATACTGGAACTGAAAAAAGGCGAGGCGCTGGTGTCGGTGCTCGATACGGACGGCGCTCCGACGCCGGTCGAACGGGTATTGATCCGTCCTCCCGAATCGCAGATCGGGCCTGTGGCCGAGGAACAACGCCAGGAAATGCTGAACCGCTCGCCCTTCAAGGGGCGCTATGAACAGGCCGTCGACCGCGAGTCCGCTTACGAAATGCTCAAACAGAAAGCGCAAGTGGCCAGCGCGGAAGATTTGCGGGACATTTCCGACCGGATCGGCGGCAAACGTTCCGCTCCCGCGCGTCAGCCGCGCAGTCGCGAAACTGCGACCGAAGCACTGCTCAAAAGCGCCGCGAGAAGCATCGGCAGCCAGGTCGGACGACAGATCGTGCGCGGCGTGTTGGGCTCTTTGCTGGGCGGGCGGCGCTGA
- the metA gene encoding homoserine O-succinyltransferase MetA, with product MPLVAHTDLPTFARLREEGEEILEVDRASRQDIREMHIGLLNIMPDAALEATERQFFRLVGACNQIAQFHVHPFTIDGLPRGEAAQAHIARYYEPFEKIKEDGLDALIISGANVTHPHLPEENFWQPLTEVFTWAKENVTSVLCSCLATHALIEFCYGIERTRLPDKRWGVFSHRLVNRSHPLVAEINTRFDVPHSRFNEIFRKDMEAKGLKVLAVSPDAGVHLAVSPDGFRVVFFQGHPEYDDISLLKEYKREVLRYYRAETDGYPPFPVNYFTPEAQRVFTDYREHVIAARQAGSPLDEFPENQVLGTIDNTWRDTARAVFDNWLGKVYQLTNQDRRLPFMDGIDPDNPLGL from the coding sequence ATGCCCTTAGTCGCCCATACCGATTTACCGACGTTCGCCCGACTCAGGGAGGAAGGCGAAGAAATCCTGGAAGTCGACCGCGCCAGCCGACAGGACATCCGCGAGATGCACATCGGCCTGCTGAACATCATGCCGGATGCCGCGCTGGAGGCTACCGAACGGCAATTCTTCCGGCTGGTCGGCGCCTGCAACCAGATCGCGCAGTTCCACGTCCATCCGTTTACGATCGACGGCCTGCCGCGAGGCGAAGCGGCGCAGGCGCATATCGCCCGCTATTACGAGCCGTTCGAAAAAATCAAGGAGGACGGCCTGGACGCGCTGATCATCAGCGGCGCGAACGTGACCCATCCGCACCTGCCCGAGGAAAACTTCTGGCAACCGTTGACCGAGGTGTTTACCTGGGCCAAGGAAAACGTCACTTCGGTGCTGTGTTCGTGCCTGGCGACGCATGCCTTGATCGAGTTCTGTTACGGCATCGAGCGCACCCGGCTGCCGGACAAGCGCTGGGGCGTTTTCTCGCATCGACTGGTCAATCGTTCGCATCCTTTGGTCGCCGAGATCAACACCCGCTTCGACGTGCCGCATTCGCGTTTCAATGAAATTTTTCGGAAGGACATGGAGGCAAAGGGACTTAAGGTGCTCGCAGTCAGTCCGGATGCGGGCGTGCATCTGGCGGTCAGCCCGGACGGATTCCGGGTCGTGTTCTTCCAGGGCCATCCCGAGTACGACGATATCAGCCTGCTGAAGGAATACAAGCGCGAGGTCCTGCGTTACTACCGCGCCGAAACCGACGGCTATCCGCCGTTTCCGGTCAATTATTTCACTCCGGAAGCGCAGCGCGTCTTCACCGACTATCGGGAGCATGTGATCGCCGCACGGCAAGCGGGCTCTCCTCTTGACGAGTTTCCGGAAAACCAGGTGCTTGGCACGATCGACAACACCTGGCGCGATACGGCCAGAGCGGTATTCGACAACTGGCTCGGCAAGGTATATCAGCTGACCAATCAGGATCGCCGGCTGCCGTTCATGGACGGGATCGATCCGGACAATCCGCTGGGTCTATGA
- a CDS encoding (5-formylfuran-3-yl)methyl phosphate synthase — MTRMLASVNSLAEAQLAYRAGADIIDLKQPAAGALGALPSEQVARIRAWCADKIPVSATVGDLPMLPDLVFDAVQAMAATGVDYVKIGFFPGGDWSGVAHRLTVLTERGHALIAVLFGDASPDSAFIPTLQQAGFAGVMLDTMDKSRGSLPEILTSAEIERFVEAARARHLLCGLAGSLRLKDIPTLLRYRPNYLGFRGALCVRHHRTAELDGEAAALIKQAIRNGTALETT, encoded by the coding sequence ATGACCCGAATGCTGGCCAGCGTCAACAGCCTCGCGGAGGCGCAACTCGCCTATCGGGCGGGCGCCGACATCATCGACCTGAAACAGCCGGCTGCCGGCGCACTCGGCGCGCTGCCCTCGGAACAAGTCGCCCGGATTCGCGCCTGGTGCGCGGACAAAATCCCGGTCAGCGCCACGGTCGGCGACCTGCCGATGCTGCCTGACTTGGTCTTCGATGCGGTGCAGGCAATGGCGGCAACCGGGGTCGATTATGTGAAAATCGGCTTCTTTCCGGGCGGAGATTGGTCCGGCGTCGCCCACCGCCTGACGGTGCTGACAGAACGAGGGCATGCCTTGATTGCAGTGTTGTTCGGCGACGCGTCGCCCGATTCGGCTTTCATCCCCACCTTGCAGCAGGCCGGCTTCGCGGGCGTGATGCTGGATACGATGGATAAAAGCCGGGGCTCGTTGCCCGAGATCCTGACGTCCGCCGAAATCGAACGCTTCGTCGAGGCAGCCAGGGCCCGCCATCTGCTCTGCGGACTCGCCGGCTCGCTGCGCTTGAAGGATATTCCAACGCTGCTGCGCTACAGGCCGAATTACCTGGGTTTCAGAGGCGCCTTATGCGTTCGGCACCATAGAACCGCCGAGCTGGACGGCGAGGCGGCCGCACTCATCAAACAGGCTATCCGGAACGGCACCGCGCTGGAAACCACCTGA
- a CDS encoding UbiX family flavin prenyltransferase codes for MPKKRLIIAMTGATGAVYGVRMLEHLKPQPEWETHLVVSDAGVVNLKHEMGMKRADLSRLADVTHGIGDIAATIASGGFKTEGMIIAPCSMKTLAAVAHGFGDNLISRSADVVLKERRRLVIMPRETPLNLMHIRNMATVTEMGGIIFPPMPAFYSKSESLAEMVNETVGRVLDLFGVNVDGLYTPWDGL; via the coding sequence ATGCCGAAAAAACGCTTGATCATCGCGATGACCGGCGCGACCGGCGCGGTTTACGGGGTCAGGATGCTGGAGCACCTCAAGCCGCAGCCGGAATGGGAAACGCATCTGGTCGTCTCGGATGCGGGGGTCGTGAACCTGAAGCACGAGATGGGCATGAAGCGCGCCGATTTGAGCCGGCTGGCCGATGTGACGCACGGAATCGGCGACATTGCCGCGACCATTGCCAGCGGCGGCTTCAAGACCGAGGGAATGATCATCGCGCCGTGCTCGATGAAGACGCTGGCGGCGGTCGCGCACGGCTTCGGCGACAACCTGATCTCGCGTTCGGCCGACGTGGTGCTGAAAGAGCGGCGGCGCCTGGTAATCATGCCCCGCGAAACGCCGCTGAACCTGATGCATATTCGAAACATGGCGACGGTCACCGAAATGGGCGGCATCATCTTTCCGCCGATGCCTGCGTTTTACAGCAAATCGGAGTCGTTGGCGGAAATGGTAAATGAGACGGTTGGGCGGGTGCTTGATCTGTTTGGGGTGAATGTCGATGGCCTGTACACACCCTGGGATGGGCTGTAG
- a CDS encoding nucleoside deaminase yields the protein MTHQKFLQQAIDLAVENVESGQGGPYGALIVKRGEIIARSGNRVTRRLDPTAHAEIMAIRLACRKLQDFQLTDCILYTSCEPCPMCLGAIYWSRLHKVYFACDRHDAAAAEFDDSFIYDELAVPPAERRIAMLRLDLPDALRPFAAWTQKGDKVRY from the coding sequence ATGACGCATCAAAAATTTTTACAGCAGGCGATCGATCTGGCGGTAGAGAATGTCGAATCGGGACAGGGAGGCCCTTACGGCGCGCTGATCGTGAAGCGGGGCGAGATCATCGCGCGTAGCGGCAACCGGGTCACCCGCCGCCTCGATCCGACCGCGCACGCCGAAATCATGGCGATTCGGCTTGCCTGCCGGAAACTGCAGGATTTTCAGCTGACCGACTGCATCCTTTATACCAGCTGCGAGCCCTGCCCGATGTGCCTCGGCGCAATTTACTGGTCCAGGCTGCACAAGGTTTACTTCGCCTGCGACCGACACGATGCGGCGGCCGCGGAGTTCGACGACAGCTTCATCTATGACGAGTTGGCCGTTCCGCCCGCCGAGCGAAGGATCGCGATGCTGCGTCTCGACCTGCCGGATGCGTTGCGGCCGTTCGCTGCCTGGACGCAGAAAGGCGACAAGGTGCGTTACTGA
- the miaA gene encoding tRNA (adenosine(37)-N6)-dimethylallyltransferase MiaA, producing MPDRSSLPPAVLLMGPTASGKSALAVELAAALGGEIISVDSVLVYRGMDIGTAKPTLEERRGIPHRLIDILDPAEAFSTGQFRAQALKLMEEMTERGKLPILVGGTMLYFNALTQGLAALPKADPAIRARLDKDLARLGSGALHQRLLEIDPEAAARIHPNDPQRIQRALEVFEVSGMPLSSFFDKTPAETMPYRLIKLIIAPEQRAALHDLIAARFRQMLKAGLIEEVEALYRRGDLSEKMPSIRAVGYRQVWAYLAGEYDRETMTEKGIIATRQLAKRQFTWLRRETDALRYPAGRPDLLRQALADIRRRLE from the coding sequence ATGCCCGACCGTTCCTCCCTGCCTCCCGCCGTTTTGTTGATGGGGCCTACCGCGTCGGGAAAATCCGCGCTGGCCGTCGAGCTGGCCGCCGCGCTCGGCGGTGAAATCATCAGCGTCGATTCGGTACTGGTATACCGGGGCATGGACATCGGCACCGCCAAACCGACCCTAGAGGAACGCCGCGGCATTCCGCACCGCCTGATCGACATCCTCGACCCGGCCGAAGCGTTTTCGACCGGACAGTTCAGGGCGCAGGCGCTGAAACTGATGGAAGAAATGACCGAGCGCGGGAAACTGCCGATCCTAGTCGGCGGCACGATGCTGTATTTTAACGCCTTGACGCAAGGGCTGGCCGCGCTGCCGAAGGCCGACCCGGCCATTCGGGCCCGCCTCGATAAAGACCTCGCCCGGCTCGGATCAGGCGCCCTGCATCAACGGCTCCTAGAAATCGATCCCGAAGCCGCCGCCCGAATTCACCCGAATGACCCGCAGCGCATCCAGCGCGCCCTGGAAGTTTTCGAAGTTAGCGGCATGCCGTTGTCTTCGTTTTTCGATAAAACGCCGGCGGAAACCATGCCCTACCGCCTGATCAAGCTGATCATCGCGCCGGAACAGCGCGCCGCGCTGCACGATCTGATCGCCGCACGCTTCCGGCAAATGCTCAAAGCCGGCCTGATCGAGGAAGTGGAAGCGTTATACCGGCGCGGCGATCTGAGCGAGAAAATGCCGTCGATCCGTGCAGTGGGCTACCGGCAAGTCTGGGCCTATCTCGCCGGCGAATACGACCGGGAAACGATGACCGAAAAAGGCATCATCGCGACCCGGCAGCTGGCCAAACGCCAGTTTACCTGGCTGCGCCGGGAAACGGACGCCTTGCGCTACCCGGCCGGCCGGCCGGACCTGCTGCGGCAGGCACTCGCCGACATTCGCCGCCGGCTGGAGTAA
- the pip gene encoding prolyl aminopeptidase → MKTLYSEINPNRTFYLETGSAHSVYVEESGNPSGIPVIFLHGGPCSGTRPDHRRFFDPERYRIILFDQRGCGQSKPFGEIGNNTTQDLIDDMERIRAYLRIDRWLLFGGSWGAALALLYAQQHPERVLGMILRGVFLARQTDMDWFLKNGAGKIYPEQWQRLYESVPSRDRINLLQGLCHAITGEDEVARRRVAREWSAWSAQVALGNAFQADESGHVTEQMVLQAAMELHYAEHGYFIEENRILDHCDQLRDIPAVIIHGRNDLVCPIEAAFSLHRALPEAEMTVLPNAGHIAQSDEMIDALLSATDRFAERLAAGAAAGT, encoded by the coding sequence ATGAAAACACTGTATTCAGAGATCAATCCCAACCGTACTTTTTATCTTGAAACCGGCAGTGCGCATTCGGTTTACGTCGAGGAAAGCGGCAATCCGAGCGGTATTCCGGTGATTTTCCTGCACGGCGGTCCGTGCTCCGGCACCAGGCCGGACCATCGGCGCTTCTTCGATCCCGAGCGTTACCGGATCATCCTGTTCGACCAGCGCGGCTGTGGCCAGTCCAAGCCGTTCGGTGAAATCGGCAACAACACCACGCAGGATCTGATCGATGACATGGAGCGGATTCGCGCCTATTTGCGCATCGACCGATGGCTGTTGTTCGGCGGTTCGTGGGGCGCCGCGCTGGCGCTGCTGTATGCCCAGCAGCATCCGGAGCGCGTGCTCGGAATGATCCTGCGCGGCGTCTTTCTGGCCCGGCAGACGGATATGGACTGGTTTCTGAAAAACGGCGCGGGGAAAATCTATCCCGAACAATGGCAGCGCCTCTATGAAAGCGTTCCTTCGCGCGACCGCATCAATCTGCTGCAGGGGCTCTGCCATGCGATTACGGGCGAGGATGAAGTTGCCCGGCGCCGGGTCGCGCGCGAGTGGTCGGCCTGGAGCGCGCAGGTGGCGCTCGGCAATGCGTTTCAGGCGGATGAAAGCGGCCATGTGACCGAACAGATGGTGCTGCAGGCGGCGATGGAACTGCATTATGCCGAGCACGGCTATTTCATCGAGGAAAACCGGATTTTGGACCATTGCGATCAACTGCGGGACATTCCGGCCGTGATCATTCACGGCCGCAACGATCTGGTCTGCCCGATCGAAGCCGCGTTCAGCCTGCACCGGGCATTGCCGGAGGCGGAGATGACCGTACTGCCCAACGCCGGTCATATCGCCCAGAGCGACGAGATGATCGACGCCTTGCTGTCCGCTACCGACCGGTTCGCGGAGCGGCTCGCGGCCGGTGCGGCGGCCGGAACATGA
- a CDS encoding C40 family peptidase has translation MPSPAAQAHLPPVTRYALSLVGAPYRYGAASPGEGFDCSGFVRHVYQRHGILLPRTAGEMAGALPRADDLRSGDLVFFNTDGGAFSHVGLFVSGDRFVHAASRRTGKVLVSSLNNPYWRKHFTGIRRPAAGAH, from the coding sequence ATGCCCTCACCGGCTGCGCAGGCGCATCTTCCGCCGGTTACCCGCTATGCGCTGAGCCTGGTCGGAGCGCCCTACCGCTACGGTGCGGCATCACCGGGTGAGGGCTTCGATTGCAGCGGCTTCGTGCGCCATGTCTATCAGCGGCACGGCATCCTGTTGCCGCGCACGGCCGGAGAGATGGCCGGAGCCCTGCCCCGCGCCGATGACTTGCGCTCGGGCGACCTGGTCTTCTTCAACACCGACGGCGGCGCGTTTTCGCACGTCGGCCTGTTCGTCAGCGGCGACCGGTTCGTGCACGCCGCCAGCCGCCGAACCGGAAAGGTGCTGGTTTCGAGCCTGAACAATCCCTACTGGCGCAAACATTTCACCGGCATCCGCCGGCCGGCTGCCGGTGCGCATTGA
- a CDS encoding phosphate/phosphite/phosphonate ABC transporter substrate-binding protein, whose protein sequence is MSFLFTVSPDFTPDHLSGWYIFNTWLQKQTGVAIHLEMYNGFNAQREAISQDKVNLIYANPYDAAMLVREKGFLPLAKPVGESDEAIIAVSASNPVSDAAELTPGIRLAFTDDPDVKMMGMIMLEPGDLDVGNMQSMPCDAYVQVAKHLLRGEADVGIFLAEAYDGLSEMIKKQLKILVRSQISVIHHSLMIGPGLLDKREQFQQCLLGMTGDEKGRGVLESLGFRAWEKVDDEEMEFMIDLMDTLTL, encoded by the coding sequence ATGTCGTTTCTGTTTACCGTCAGTCCTGATTTTACGCCCGACCACTTGTCCGGCTGGTATATTTTCAACACGTGGCTGCAAAAGCAAACCGGCGTCGCGATCCATCTGGAGATGTACAACGGTTTCAACGCCCAACGCGAGGCGATCAGCCAGGACAAGGTCAACCTGATTTATGCGAATCCTTACGACGCGGCAATGCTGGTCAGAGAGAAAGGTTTTCTGCCGCTGGCCAAGCCGGTAGGCGAATCCGACGAGGCGATCATTGCGGTTTCCGCGAGCAATCCGGTCAGTGACGCGGCGGAGTTGACGCCGGGTATCCGGCTGGCGTTTACCGACGATCCGGATGTCAAGATGATGGGAATGATCATGCTCGAACCGGGCGATCTGGATGTGGGCAATATGCAAAGCATGCCGTGCGACGCCTATGTCCAGGTCGCCAAGCATTTGCTACGGGGCGAGGCCGATGTCGGGATCTTCCTGGCCGAGGCTTACGACGGCCTCTCCGAGATGATCAAGAAACAGTTGAAAATCCTGGTGCGCAGCCAGATCAGCGTGATCCATCACTCGTTGATGATCGGCCCCGGGCTTTTGGACAAGCGCGAACAGTTTCAGCAATGCCTGCTCGGCATGACCGGAGACGAAAAAGGGCGGGGCGTGCTGGAAAGCCTCGGTTTCAGGGCCTGGGAAAAGGTCGATGACGAAGAAATGGAGTTCATGATCGACCTGATGGATACGCTCACCCTCTGA